The segment GGGGCTTCCCGCGGCACCGCGACCGGGCTTTGGCGTCGTCGCCGGCGGCGCGGCCGGGAGGCCCGCGCGGGCCGGGGCGTCTGCCCCCGCACGGCGGGGCGCCGGTCGCCGGTCATTCCACTGTCGGCCTCTGGACTCATCTGCGTCCCATTCGTCGCGAGGGTGCCGGAACCCCGCGATGACCCGAGTATCGTTGACAGCACCGCACGCCCAACGGTAGGGTACGATCAGTGATTCGGATCGTCCGTCTCGTTGCGATTGCCGCCGGTCTGGCCTTGATGAGCCAGCAGCCGGGCACCGGCGCGGTCCATCCGCGCGTCGCGATCGTCTTCGAGCACGCCGGCGCGAGTCTCGACGACCTCACGCCGATTTATGCGATGCATCAGCCGTTCGGCCTCGGCATCTTCCCGCACCAGCGGTATTCGGGGCGGATCGTGCGCGACGCGATCGCGCACGGCCTCACGCCGATTCTCCACCTGCCCCTCGAGCCGCTCCGACCGGCCGATCTCGGACCGGTGAGCGGCATCGTCTGGACGCGCATGTCGGGCCCGGACATCGCGGGGACGGTCGAAGGCGACCTCGGCAGCGTCCCGGGCGTCGTCGCGGTGAGCAACCACGCCGGCTCGCGGGCCACCGCCGACCGCCGGGTGATGACCGCCGTGCTCGACGTCGTCAAAGCCCGCGGGTTGTGGTTCGAAGAGAACCGGACGACCGCCCACTCGGTCGCGACCGACGTCGCCCGCGCGGCCGGGGTGCGGACCGTCCTGATCACGACCTACCTCGACGACCCGCCGCCCGGCATGGATGCCAAGGTCCGCGCCCTGGTCGCGACCGCCGTCCGCCGCGGCTGGGCTGTCGCGGCGGCGCACATCACGACCGGAGCCCCCCAGGTCGTGGCGCGCCACCTCGGCGAGTTCCGCGACGCCGGGGTGGTCTTCGTGCCGATCACGCAGTTTGTGAGCGGAGGGCGCTGAAGCCCAGCTCAAAGCGCCGGTACATGCCTCCGCACGAGGCGTTGGGAGCGAGGATGCGATCCGCAACCTCGCTCCCGATTCGGATTCCCTCCAGGACGCCGGCCGGCTAGCCGACGGGTCATGTCAGAACGTGATCGTATTCCCGGAGTTCACCGGCTCGACGACGAGGGTTCTGTTCGTGATCGCCGCCATCGCCTCGTTGCCGGTCGTGGTAACACTGCCCCCGATCGCCGCGTTCAGGGTCACCTTGCATCCGCCCGTGCAGGAGATGCCGCCTACTTGGTTAAGCGGCTTTGACACCCAGGTGAAGGCGAAGGCGTTCGTCGTGTTCTCCAGCAGCGTGAGGGTCCCGGTTGTCGTGAAGGCCGAACTCTTCAGCACGATTGAGCGGTTGCAGAACGTCACCATGCCGTTGAACTGCTCCGGGAAGTTCGCGCTGACGCTGCCATTGGCGCCCGGCGGAACGCCGGGGCCGGCCGAGCCGGCGTTGGGATCCACCGGAACGATGATCGTCTTGCCGGTCGAGTCCGTAATGGTCACCCATAGCACCACACCCGCCGTCGCCCCCGAACTATTGGACGTGCCGCTGATGGCTAGGGCCACATTCGTCGCAAGGCTGCATTCCACCGACGCGGTGATTTCGAGTGCGACGGTGCTGGACGTCTTGATCATCCCGTCAAGGATATCGATCCCGTCTGTGATCGCGTTGGTGTCGCCCTTCAAACAGTCCGTGCCTGCAACAGTAGCGTCGCAAATCTTCTCCGTGAAGCTCCCGTTCACCACCATCTTGTTGGCCGCGCTGGCGCCTGCCACTCCCGGCTGGCTCAGAAACCCGAGCCCTGCCAATGTGGGAACGAGCAAGACGATGACGGCACGCCGAACCCACGTGCTGGAGATCACAGCTACCCCTCCCCTCGTATCCTAAGGCCGTCTTGGTTGCCTCGGTGTCCTCCCCCAACTCGGGACTTCGACCGGACGTCGTCCGGCGGCCCGCGCGAAGGCCTGTGCGGGTCCGTCGCAGGCTCCTCGATATCGGGCACGGTCACCCGGCGCAACCGATTTCTCACGCTGCCCCGCGTGCTCACGGCGCCTGCAGCGTGACGGCCTGCACTGTGGCTGCGCCGAGCTGTGCTCTCGCAGGAATCAGCACCGTGACGGCCCGATCGCCGGGCACACGAGCGATCTGCTGCCCGCCGGTGTATGCCACCG is part of the bacterium genome and harbors:
- a CDS encoding divergent polysaccharide deacetylase family protein, which gives rise to MIRIVRLVAIAAGLALMSQQPGTGAVHPRVAIVFEHAGASLDDLTPIYAMHQPFGLGIFPHQRYSGRIVRDAIAHGLTPILHLPLEPLRPADLGPVSGIVWTRMSGPDIAGTVEGDLGSVPGVVAVSNHAGSRATADRRVMTAVLDVVKARGLWFEENRTTAHSVATDVARAAGVRTVLITTYLDDPPPGMDAKVRALVATAVRRGWAVAAAHITTGAPQVVARHLGEFRDAGVVFVPITQFVSGGR